A single genomic interval of Vogesella indigofera harbors:
- a CDS encoding PilZ domain-containing protein: MDNAVEIKPDASRPGVLSLSIKERSALYAAYMPFLRNGGIFVPTNRDYNLGDEVFLLLTLLDDTQKLAIPGKVAWLTPAGANNNRNQGIGIEFAADETCKQARLKIESLLGGALNSTRPTHTM; the protein is encoded by the coding sequence ATGGATAACGCAGTCGAGATCAAGCCCGATGCCAGCCGCCCCGGCGTGCTGTCGCTGTCGATCAAGGAACGTAGCGCGCTGTACGCGGCCTATATGCCTTTCCTGCGCAACGGCGGCATCTTCGTACCGACCAACCGCGACTACAACCTCGGCGACGAGGTGTTCCTGCTGCTGACGCTGCTGGACGACACCCAGAAGCTGGCGATCCCCGGCAAGGTGGCGTGGCTCACCCCCGCCGGCGCCAACAACAACCGCAACCAGGGCATCGGCATCGAATTCGCCGCCGACGAAACCTGCAAGCAGGCGCGGCTGAAGATCGAGAGCCTGCTCGGCGGCGCGCTGAACTCGACGCGGCCGACGCATACCATGTGA
- the holB gene encoding DNA polymerase III subunit delta' — translation MRYPWQAGDWQRLAANFERLPNAWLLSGPAGIGKREFAQEVARSLLCEAPQADHHACGQCQACHWFAAGNHPDLRVLTPHGDDEEAEEGKEAKAPKRKLPVIKIDGVRNVIEFAHLSAHRGGRRVVIVEPAEALNPAAANALLKVLEEPPAEVVFLLVSDAPQRLLPTIKSRCRQFPLSLPSAAQALAWVNEQGVEDAEAELAFHGGMPLFEHDAAEAALRKQFVSGLTECSMGSVLSLADAVDKQKVALELPLRWLGKWLHDLAALRLGGAVRYFPAQQAAMQRLLPRLNIHALMDCQRELTALAPYGQHTLVTRLQLEALLMNYLKAFAGKPT, via the coding sequence ATGCGTTACCCGTGGCAAGCCGGCGACTGGCAAAGGTTGGCCGCCAACTTCGAGCGCCTGCCCAACGCCTGGCTGCTCAGCGGCCCGGCCGGCATCGGCAAGCGCGAGTTCGCACAGGAAGTGGCGCGCTCGCTGCTGTGCGAGGCGCCGCAGGCCGACCATCACGCCTGCGGTCAGTGCCAGGCCTGCCACTGGTTTGCCGCCGGCAACCATCCCGACCTGCGCGTGCTGACGCCGCACGGCGACGACGAGGAGGCGGAAGAGGGTAAGGAAGCCAAGGCGCCGAAACGCAAGCTGCCGGTGATCAAGATCGACGGCGTGCGCAACGTGATCGAATTCGCCCACCTCAGCGCCCACCGCGGCGGACGGCGGGTGGTGATCGTGGAACCGGCGGAAGCACTGAACCCGGCCGCCGCCAACGCGCTGCTGAAAGTGCTGGAAGAACCGCCGGCCGAGGTGGTGTTCCTGCTGGTGTCCGATGCGCCGCAGCGGCTGCTGCCGACCATCAAGAGCCGCTGCCGCCAGTTCCCGCTCAGCCTGCCGTCGGCGGCACAGGCACTGGCGTGGGTGAACGAGCAGGGCGTCGAGGACGCCGAGGCCGAGCTGGCGTTTCACGGCGGCATGCCGCTGTTCGAGCACGACGCGGCGGAGGCGGCGCTGCGCAAGCAGTTCGTGTCCGGGCTGACCGAGTGCAGCATGGGCAGCGTGCTGAGCCTCGCCGATGCCGTCGACAAGCAGAAAGTGGCGCTGGAGCTGCCGCTGCGCTGGCTGGGCAAATGGCTGCACGACCTGGCCGCCTTGCGGCTGGGCGGCGCGGTGCGCTACTTCCCGGCGCAGCAGGCGGCGATGCAGCGCCTGCTGCCACGGCTGAATATCCATGCTTTAATGGATTGCCAGCGCGAACTGACCGCGCTGGCGCCGTACGGCCAGCACACCCTGGTGACAAGGCTACAACTGGAAGCCCTGTTGATGAACTACCTGAAAGCCTTTGCCGGCAAGCCCACCTGA
- the tmk gene encoding dTMP kinase: protein MSRARFITLEGLDGAGKTTHLTFIRNWLAAANVDTVFTREPGGTPLGEKLRELLLDVDTEATLDTETLLMFASRQELLSSVIRPALAMGRWVVSDRFTDATFAYQGGGRGVPAKRIAQLEEWVQQGLQPDLTILLDVPLQVSQQRLSQTRLPDRFEREREDFHQRVRDSYLARAAAYPQRFFVVDATGDIADIQQQLAGRLSMLKAQA, encoded by the coding sequence ATGTCCAGAGCGCGCTTCATTACGCTGGAGGGACTCGACGGTGCCGGCAAGACCACGCATTTGACCTTCATCCGCAACTGGCTGGCTGCGGCCAACGTTGACACCGTGTTCACCCGCGAGCCGGGCGGCACGCCGCTGGGCGAGAAGCTGCGCGAGCTGCTGCTCGACGTTGACACCGAGGCCACGCTGGATACCGAGACGTTGCTGATGTTCGCCAGTCGCCAGGAGCTGCTGTCGTCGGTGATCCGCCCGGCGCTGGCCATGGGACGCTGGGTAGTCAGTGACCGCTTTACCGATGCCACCTTCGCCTACCAGGGTGGTGGCCGCGGCGTGCCGGCCAAGCGCATCGCGCAGCTGGAAGAGTGGGTGCAGCAGGGCCTGCAGCCGGACCTGACCATTCTGCTCGACGTGCCGTTGCAGGTATCGCAGCAGCGCCTGAGCCAGACGCGGCTGCCGGACCGTTTCGAGCGCGAGCGCGAGGACTTCCACCAGCGCGTGCGCGACAGCTACCTTGCCCGCGCCGCCGCCTATCCGCAGCGTTTCTTCGTGGTCGACGCCACCGGTGACATCGCCGACATCCAGCAGCAGCTGGCCGGCCGTCTCTCCATGCTGAAAGCACAAGCCTGA
- the mltG gene encoding endolytic transglycosylase MltG, with translation MHRLIGRILAAFALLFALWLAWVVAVPVTPPGSPYTVSVAPNRTMGQLARTLEEDGAIRNRWVMVAISRMMGSDRKLKAGLYQFSGATALWQYLSRFNDGHPDQASVTIIEGWTFRQFRAALRDEEDLRQDSATWSEQRLLAELGMTEGSVEGLFFPSTYYYLPGSSDVELLRRANQTLMQQLQTVWESRAADLPYQTPYQLLIMASLIEKETAREEDRSMVASVFVNRLRIGMRLQTDPAVIYGMGERYRGRIGKDALRRDTPYNTYTRAGLTPTPIALVSRAALDAAAHPAPSRALYFVSRGDGTTQFSETLDEHNEAVRQYILKKG, from the coding sequence ATGCACCGATTGATAGGCCGTATCCTTGCCGCGTTCGCGCTGCTGTTTGCCCTGTGGCTGGCCTGGGTGGTTGCCGTCCCGGTGACCCCGCCCGGCTCGCCCTACACCGTCAGCGTCGCCCCCAACCGCACCATGGGCCAGCTGGCGCGCACGCTGGAAGAGGATGGCGCCATCCGCAACCGCTGGGTGATGGTGGCGATCTCGCGCATGATGGGCAGCGACCGCAAGCTCAAGGCCGGGCTGTACCAGTTCTCCGGTGCCACCGCGCTGTGGCAGTACCTGTCGCGCTTCAACGACGGCCACCCGGACCAGGCCAGCGTCACCATCATCGAGGGCTGGACCTTCCGCCAGTTCCGCGCGGCACTGCGTGACGAGGAAGACCTGCGCCAGGACAGCGCTACCTGGAGCGAGCAGCGGCTGCTGGCCGAGCTGGGCATGACCGAGGGCAGTGTCGAAGGCCTGTTCTTCCCCAGTACCTACTACTACCTGCCGGGCAGCAGCGACGTGGAGCTGCTGCGCCGAGCCAACCAGACGCTGATGCAGCAGCTGCAGACGGTGTGGGAGTCGCGCGCCGCCGACCTGCCGTACCAGACCCCGTACCAGCTGCTGATCATGGCCAGCCTGATCGAGAAGGAAACCGCGCGCGAGGAAGACCGCAGCATGGTGGCCAGCGTGTTCGTCAACCGCCTGCGTATCGGCATGCGGCTACAGACCGATCCGGCGGTGATCTACGGCATGGGCGAGCGCTATCGCGGCCGCATCGGCAAGGACGCGCTGCGCCGCGACACGCCGTACAACACCTATACCCGCGCCGGGCTGACGCCGACGCCGATTGCGCTGGTCAGCCGCGCGGCACTGGACGCCGCCGCGCACCCGGCACCCAGCCGCGCGCTGTACTTCGTGTCGCGCGGTGACGGCACCACCCAATTCTCCGAAACACTGGACGAGCACAACGAAGCCGTCCGCCAATACATCCTGAAGAAAGGTTGA
- a CDS encoding DUF2946 family protein yields MDAMVLAAIAKWPNVPAVFGWLRLDARGQWWLREERLNQAAIVDFFRRNYARDGDGRYYVQNGPQKVYVALDAAPYVVRRGEAGWHWLPDIDPGTPRLALLDEGGRLFVEAGGELAVVDDRELLALSEVMLRSADGQLPTAADWTAWQQGTLALQLCLAEGSLPLRPLAAADVSQRYGVVLSPQA; encoded by the coding sequence ATGGATGCAATGGTATTGGCGGCTATCGCCAAGTGGCCGAACGTGCCGGCGGTGTTCGGCTGGCTGCGGCTGGATGCGCGCGGCCAGTGGTGGCTGCGCGAGGAGCGGCTGAACCAGGCCGCGATCGTGGATTTCTTCCGCCGCAACTACGCGCGCGACGGCGACGGCCGCTACTACGTGCAGAACGGCCCGCAAAAGGTCTACGTCGCGCTCGATGCCGCGCCCTATGTGGTGCGGCGCGGTGAGGCCGGCTGGCACTGGCTGCCGGATATCGACCCCGGCACGCCGCGGCTGGCGCTGCTGGACGAGGGCGGGCGGCTGTTTGTCGAGGCCGGCGGCGAGCTGGCGGTGGTGGACGACCGCGAGCTGCTGGCGCTGAGCGAGGTGATGCTGCGCAGCGCCGATGGCCAGCTGCCGACGGCGGCCGACTGGACGGCGTGGCAGCAGGGCACGCTGGCGCTGCAGTTGTGCCTGGCCGAGGGCAGCCTGCCGCTGCGGCCGCTGGCCGCCGCCGACGTATCGCAGCGCTACGGTGTGGTGCTGTCGCCGCAGGCTTGA
- a CDS encoding ABC transporter permease, which translates to MSRLSLQMGWRLLRRELRAGELTVLLLALLVAVTAMSSVAFFSDRIEQALTRQASQLLAADLVSNGNRPPPDAWRQQAAQRGLQQAEAATFPSMVFAREQAVLATLKAVTAGYPLRGEVQLRTPQGLKEGRLAPAPGELWADTRLLQKLGLRLGDSVRLGNVSLRLSAEVLREPDGAMDLYNFIPRALFNHADLAATGLVQDGSRVRYRLMVAGDAASVAGYRQWLAPQLDRRTRLEDVEEARPEVKSALERARRFLGLTALLSVLLSAAAVALAVRRYLARHWQSVAVMRALGQTGGEVALVWGSLFLWLSLVAGVLGTVAGYGVQAGLLLLAQQWLGAGLPAPALTAWLSGPLSALILLAGFALPPLLALRRIPAVAVLRADMPTSSRSLLAPLLAIVALLGLAAWQVGDSTLALWLLGGLAGFLLAVGLLAWGVVRLLRRVPLSGAVGWRHGAANLARRPWLAVIQIAALSVSLMALLTLTVVRDDLIGAWQKSLPADAPDSFLINLQAPQQATLNTLFARVGRSAPQAAPMTRARLLAINERAVKGSDYEDERAQRLAEREFNLSWRAAPPPGNGFSAGQWWPADSTQPAFSVEQGLAETLGIRMGDVLVFDIAGTRWQAPVTSLRKVAWDSFQPNFFVIAPAGWMGGESASYITSYRAPDKDFNNRLVAALPNVTVIDISVIVREVKAVIERLALAVETMFSLALAAGVLVLWAALAATRDERQFDVALLRALGASRQQVRAVILAELAWLGGLTGLLAGIGAMAIGSLVAVQLFNLPLAPNLWLPLLGALCGGAVVGLAGWPLLRKITRTPPTDILRNS; encoded by the coding sequence ATGAGCCGGCTGTCGCTGCAGATGGGCTGGCGCCTGTTGCGGCGCGAGCTGCGCGCCGGCGAGCTGACGGTGCTGCTGCTGGCGCTGCTGGTGGCGGTGACGGCGATGAGCAGTGTCGCCTTCTTTTCCGACCGCATCGAGCAGGCGCTGACGCGGCAGGCCAGCCAGCTGCTGGCCGCCGATCTGGTGTCCAACGGCAACCGGCCGCCGCCGGACGCGTGGCGGCAGCAGGCGGCGCAGCGTGGCCTGCAGCAGGCGGAGGCGGCCACCTTCCCGTCGATGGTGTTCGCCCGCGAGCAGGCGGTGCTGGCGACGCTGAAGGCGGTCACCGCCGGCTACCCGCTGCGCGGCGAGGTGCAGCTGCGCACGCCGCAGGGGCTGAAAGAGGGCCGGCTGGCGCCGGCGCCGGGCGAGCTGTGGGCCGATACCCGGCTGCTGCAGAAGCTGGGCCTGCGCCTGGGCGACAGCGTGCGCCTCGGCAACGTCAGTTTGCGCCTGAGCGCGGAAGTGCTGCGCGAGCCGGACGGCGCGATGGACCTGTACAACTTCATTCCGCGGGCGCTGTTCAACCACGCCGATCTGGCCGCCACCGGGCTGGTCCAGGACGGCAGCCGCGTGCGCTACCGGCTGATGGTGGCCGGCGATGCCGCCAGCGTGGCCGGCTACCGGCAGTGGCTGGCGCCGCAGCTGGACCGCCGCACGCGGCTGGAGGATGTCGAGGAGGCGCGGCCGGAGGTGAAATCGGCGCTGGAACGGGCACGGCGCTTTCTCGGCCTGACCGCGCTGCTGTCGGTGCTGCTGTCGGCGGCGGCGGTGGCGCTGGCGGTGCGCCGCTATCTGGCGCGGCACTGGCAGAGCGTGGCGGTGATGCGCGCGCTGGGGCAGACCGGTGGCGAGGTGGCGCTGGTGTGGGGCAGCCTGTTCCTGTGGCTGTCACTGGTGGCCGGCGTGCTCGGCACCGTCGCCGGCTATGGCGTGCAGGCCGGCTTGCTGCTGCTGGCGCAGCAGTGGCTGGGCGCGGGGCTGCCGGCGCCGGCACTCACCGCCTGGCTGAGCGGGCCGCTGTCGGCGCTGATCCTGCTGGCCGGTTTTGCGCTGCCGCCGCTGTTGGCGCTGCGCCGCATTCCGGCGGTGGCGGTGTTGCGTGCCGACATGCCGACCTCCAGCCGTTCGCTGCTGGCGCCGCTGCTGGCCATTGTCGCACTGCTCGGGCTGGCGGCGTGGCAGGTCGGCGACAGCACGCTGGCGCTGTGGTTGCTGGGCGGGCTGGCCGGCTTCCTGCTGGCGGTCGGCCTGCTAGCCTGGGGCGTGGTGCGCCTGCTGCGCCGCGTGCCGCTGTCCGGTGCCGTCGGCTGGCGCCACGGTGCGGCCAACCTTGCGCGGCGGCCGTGGCTGGCGGTGATCCAGATCGCGGCGCTGTCGGTGAGCCTGATGGCGCTGCTGACGCTGACCGTGGTGCGCGACGACCTGATCGGCGCCTGGCAGAAGTCGCTGCCAGCCGATGCGCCGGACTCGTTCCTGATCAATCTGCAGGCACCGCAGCAGGCGACGCTGAACACGCTGTTCGCCAGGGTTGGCCGCAGCGCGCCGCAGGCGGCGCCGATGACGCGGGCGCGACTGCTGGCGATCAACGAGCGTGCGGTGAAGGGTAGCGACTATGAGGACGAACGCGCGCAGCGGCTGGCCGAGCGCGAGTTCAACCTGTCGTGGCGCGCCGCGCCGCCGCCGGGCAACGGCTTCAGCGCCGGGCAGTGGTGGCCGGCGGACAGCACGCAGCCGGCGTTCTCGGTGGAGCAGGGGCTGGCCGAAACGCTGGGCATTCGCATGGGCGACGTGCTGGTGTTCGACATCGCCGGCACCCGCTGGCAGGCGCCGGTGACCAGCCTGCGCAAGGTGGCGTGGGACAGCTTCCAGCCCAATTTCTTCGTCATCGCGCCGGCCGGCTGGATGGGCGGCGAGAGCGCCAGCTACATCACCAGCTACCGCGCGCCGGACAAGGACTTCAACAACCGGCTGGTGGCGGCGCTGCCCAATGTCACCGTGATCGACATCAGCGTCATCGTGCGCGAGGTGAAGGCGGTGATCGAGCGGCTGGCGCTGGCGGTGGAAACCATGTTCAGCCTGGCGCTGGCCGCCGGGGTGCTGGTGCTGTGGGCGGCGCTGGCCGCCACCCGCGACGAGCGGCAGTTCGATGTCGCGCTGCTGCGCGCGCTGGGTGCCTCGCGACAGCAGGTGCGCGCGGTGATCCTGGCCGAACTGGCGTGGCTGGGCGGCCTGACCGGGCTCTTGGCCGGCATCGGCGCGATGGCGATCGGTAGCCTGGTGGCGGTGCAGCTGTTCAACCTGCCGCTGGCGCCGAACCTGTGGCTGCCGCTGCTGGGCGCGCTGTGCGGCGGCGCGGTGGTCGGCCTTGCCGGCTGGCCGCTGCTGCGTAAAATCACGCGCACCCCGCCCACCGACATACTGCGCAACAGCTGA
- a CDS encoding ABC transporter ATP-binding protein: MNPSPENNVILRAEALARQVDYHGQTLTILHQASFSVAAGESVAIVGASGSGKSTLLAILAGLDPASSGEVWLDGQALSALDEDQRALLRRDKVGFVFQNFQLMPQFTALENVMLPLELAGRGDARAAASAMLQRVGLGHRLDHYPRHLSGGEQQRVALARAFVVRPTLLFADEPTGNLDPATGRQVIELLFQLNAEAGTALVLVTHDTALASRCAAVYRLNDGRLQREAT, translated from the coding sequence ATGAATCCATCTCCAGAAAATAACGTGATCCTGCGCGCCGAAGCGCTGGCGCGCCAGGTCGACTATCACGGCCAGACGCTGACCATCTTGCACCAAGCCAGCTTCAGTGTCGCCGCCGGCGAGAGCGTCGCCATCGTCGGCGCCTCCGGCAGCGGCAAATCCACGCTGCTTGCCATTCTGGCAGGGCTGGACCCGGCAAGTTCCGGCGAGGTGTGGCTGGACGGCCAGGCGCTGTCGGCGCTGGACGAGGATCAGCGCGCGCTGCTGCGCCGCGACAAGGTCGGCTTCGTGTTCCAGAACTTCCAGCTGATGCCGCAATTCACCGCGCTGGAAAACGTGATGCTGCCGCTGGAGCTGGCCGGGCGCGGCGATGCCCGCGCCGCCGCCAGCGCCATGCTGCAGCGCGTCGGCCTCGGCCACCGTCTCGATCACTACCCGCGCCACCTGTCCGGCGGCGAACAGCAGCGGGTGGCGCTGGCGCGCGCCTTCGTGGTGCGGCCAACCTTGCTGTTTGCCGACGAGCCGACCGGCAACCTCGATCCGGCCACCGGGCGGCAGGTGATCGAGCTGCTGTTCCAGCTCAACGCCGAGGCCGGTACCGCGCTGGTGCTGGTCACCCATGACACCGCGCTGGCATCGCGCTGTGCCGCGGTCTACCGCCTCAACGACGGCCGCCTGCAGCGGGAGGCGACATGA
- a CDS encoding arylesterase, with product MLYRCFLLGVLLLAPHMAHAARIVVFGDSLSAAYGLRPEQGWVRLLQQQLGSTHQVINSSLSGETTAGGLARLPAVLRQQRPEVLILELGGNDGLRGLPLPAMQDNLSAMVRLAQRAGARVLLVGMALPPNYGPDYGAKFRQVYDKVARQHKVTLVPLLVAGFEQDLALFQGDGIHPVAEAQPRMVRNVLPALLPFLPKK from the coding sequence ATGCTTTATCGCTGCTTTCTGCTGGGTGTCTTGCTGCTGGCGCCGCACATGGCGCACGCCGCGCGTATCGTGGTGTTCGGCGACAGCCTGTCCGCCGCCTATGGCCTGCGCCCGGAGCAAGGCTGGGTCAGGCTGCTGCAACAACAACTGGGCAGCACGCACCAGGTCATCAACAGCAGCCTGTCCGGCGAAACCACCGCCGGCGGCCTCGCCCGGCTGCCGGCGGTGCTGCGGCAACAGCGCCCGGAGGTACTGATTCTGGAGCTGGGCGGCAACGATGGCCTGCGCGGCCTGCCGCTGCCGGCGATGCAGGACAACCTGTCCGCCATGGTCCGCCTGGCCCAGCGCGCCGGGGCGCGGGTGCTGCTGGTCGGCATGGCGCTGCCCCCCAATTATGGCCCCGATTACGGCGCCAAGTTCCGGCAGGTGTATGACAAAGTGGCACGCCAGCACAAAGTAACGCTGGTGCCGCTGCTGGTGGCCGGTTTCGAGCAGGATCTAGCGCTGTTCCAGGGCGACGGCATCCATCCGGTCGCCGAGGCGCAGCCGCGCATGGTGCGCAACGTGCTACCAGCGCTGCTACCTTTTTTACCCAAAAAATAA
- a CDS encoding MFS transporter: MLAAIALTLGRKLLSPFRGLPAGVYIQIIATMINTMGGIAKLFLPLYFLERYRLPYGSIGLLMGCYGLGCVLGAYGGGALSDRLDTRKLCAALLLASGLLTMSLALPLPVWGFVPLLLLTGIADGGFRPGNMRLVLEPCAPSQRATAQGLYRVAFNLGTSLAGITGGLLAVYGYQWVFVAQGCASLLACLWLVSAYRRQPPPSRTQAPAAKLVEQDGSPWQDHAFLRFIAGQLLILAVFDQMYGTLGMFLREHYRLGPEWIGYLFTLNGLMVVALQVSIAHRVGRWGLQRCSHLGVLCIGMSFLVLNAGIAAGWALLAMLVLTVGELLLSPTWSVIVMQRSEGRQRGRYLGVYAAAWSGRTLYAPAIGTWAYGQFGGALLWWLCAGVALLTVLLQAGALRQMLAPAP, encoded by the coding sequence ATGTTGGCCGCAATCGCCCTTACCCTCGGGCGTAAACTGCTTTCCCCGTTCCGCGGCCTGCCCGCCGGCGTCTACATCCAGATCATCGCCACCATGATCAACACCATGGGTGGCATCGCCAAGCTGTTCCTGCCGCTCTATTTTCTGGAGCGCTACCGGCTGCCCTACGGCAGCATCGGCCTGCTGATGGGCTGCTACGGTCTAGGCTGCGTGCTGGGTGCCTATGGCGGCGGCGCCCTCAGCGACCGCCTCGACACCCGCAAGCTGTGCGCGGCGCTGCTGCTGGCCAGCGGGCTGCTGACCATGTCACTGGCGCTGCCGCTGCCGGTGTGGGGCTTCGTGCCGTTGCTGCTGCTGACCGGCATCGCCGACGGCGGCTTCCGCCCCGGCAATATGCGGCTGGTGCTGGAGCCATGCGCGCCGTCGCAGCGCGCCACCGCGCAGGGGCTGTACCGGGTGGCGTTCAACCTCGGCACCTCGCTGGCCGGCATCACCGGCGGCCTGCTGGCGGTGTACGGCTACCAGTGGGTGTTTGTGGCTCAGGGTTGCGCCAGCCTGCTGGCCTGCCTGTGGCTGGTGAGCGCCTATCGCCGCCAGCCGCCGCCGAGCCGGACGCAAGCGCCTGCGGCCAAGCTGGTGGAGCAGGACGGCTCGCCGTGGCAGGACCACGCCTTTTTGCGCTTCATCGCCGGGCAGCTGCTGATCCTGGCGGTATTCGACCAGATGTACGGCACGCTGGGCATGTTCCTGCGCGAACACTACCGGCTGGGGCCGGAGTGGATCGGCTATCTGTTCACCCTCAACGGGCTGATGGTGGTGGCGCTGCAGGTCAGCATTGCCCACCGTGTCGGACGCTGGGGGCTGCAGCGCTGTTCGCACCTCGGCGTGCTGTGCATCGGCATGAGCTTCCTGGTGCTCAATGCCGGCATCGCCGCCGGCTGGGCGCTGCTGGCGATGCTGGTGCTGACCGTCGGCGAGCTGCTGCTGTCGCCGACCTGGTCGGTGATCGTGATGCAGCGCTCGGAAGGGCGCCAGCGCGGCCGTTACCTCGGCGTCTACGCCGCGGCGTGGAGTGGCCGCACCCTGTACGCGCCGGCGATCGGCACCTGGGCCTACGGCCAGTTCGGCGGCGCGCTGCTGTGGTGGCTGTGCGCCGGGGTGGCGCTGCTGACCGTGCTGTTACAGGCTGGCGCGCTGCGCCAGATGCTGGCGCCGGCGCCATAA
- a CDS encoding peroxiredoxin, with protein sequence MAVLVGKQAPFFAGEKTFSAVLGDGQIVDNYSFRQATEGKYAVVFFYPLDFTFVCPSELIAFDHRLAEFKARNVEVIGVSIDSQFSHAAWRNTPVEKGGIGPVGYTLVADIQHELCQAFDVEADGGVAFRGSFLIDKSGVVQHQVVNNLPLGRDVDEMLRMVDALQFTEEHGEVCPAGWNKGKKGMKPSAEGVASYLAENAAAL encoded by the coding sequence ATGGCCGTACTTGTAGGCAAACAGGCACCGTTCTTTGCAGGCGAAAAAACCTTCTCCGCCGTACTGGGCGATGGTCAGATTGTTGACAACTATTCCTTCCGCCAGGCGACTGAAGGCAAATACGCCGTGGTGTTCTTCTACCCGCTGGACTTCACCTTCGTGTGCCCGTCCGAGCTGATCGCGTTTGACCACCGTCTGGCCGAGTTCAAGGCCCGCAACGTGGAAGTGATCGGCGTGTCCATCGACAGCCAGTTCTCGCACGCCGCATGGCGCAACACCCCGGTGGAAAAAGGCGGTATCGGCCCGGTTGGCTACACCTTGGTCGCCGACATCCAGCACGAGCTGTGCCAGGCGTTCGACGTGGAAGCCGACGGCGGCGTGGCTTTCCGTGGTTCCTTCCTGATCGACAAGTCCGGCGTGGTACAGCACCAGGTGGTCAACAACCTGCCGCTGGGCCGCGACGTGGACGAGATGCTGCGCATGGTCGACGCGCTGCAGTTCACCGAAGAACACGGTGAAGTGTGCCCGGCCGGCTGGAACAAGGGCAAGAAGGGCATGAAGCCGTCCGCCGAAGGCGTGGCTTCCTACCTGGCGGAAAACGCCGCCGCGCTGTAA
- a CDS encoding SpoIIE family protein phosphatase translates to MSKQLTILAVDDVSLHRTMLARFIRELGHLPVTASNGLEAVEYCAASMPDMILMDILMPVMDGFSATRHIRQQLAGHWIPIVFLSAMNEDADYLHGLEAGGDDYLTKPVNLPLLSAKISSLLRVIDMQARLSDSNRLLEQYYATTQQEHGLAQHVLERFNTAANAQQHNIQSWLKSAVHLSGDVICIARSPSGTDHVMLADSTGHGLVAAICCLPAIDTFHAMTRRGFGIGQIAESINRKLYQTLPTGHFVAAALLAVDYRSRRITVWNGGIPCCSFLNRHGELEKTFRSAHPPLGTLPPEAFEQQQEQYHWLHDGEIIVCSDGVTEARNAAQQQFGEDGVLQAARAAQGHDTATRIAAALQQHLQQQPHLDDASLVVIGCRHQPVPPADQEAAAGVQPPVQA, encoded by the coding sequence ATGAGCAAACAGCTGACCATACTGGCGGTAGACGACGTCAGCCTGCATCGCACCATGCTGGCACGCTTCATCCGCGAGCTGGGACACCTGCCGGTTACCGCCAGCAACGGGCTGGAGGCGGTGGAGTACTGTGCCGCCAGCATGCCGGACATGATCCTGATGGACATCCTGATGCCGGTGATGGACGGCTTCAGCGCCACCCGCCACATTCGCCAGCAGCTGGCCGGGCACTGGATCCCGATCGTGTTTCTGTCGGCGATGAACGAAGACGCCGACTACCTGCACGGGCTGGAGGCCGGCGGCGACGACTACCTGACCAAGCCGGTCAACCTGCCGCTGCTGTCGGCCAAGATCAGCAGCCTGCTGCGCGTCATCGACATGCAGGCGCGCCTTAGCGACAGCAACCGCCTGCTGGAGCAGTACTACGCCACCACCCAGCAGGAACACGGCCTGGCGCAGCACGTGCTGGAGCGCTTCAACACCGCCGCCAATGCGCAGCAGCACAATATCCAGAGCTGGCTGAAGTCGGCGGTACACCTCAGCGGCGACGTGATCTGCATCGCGCGCTCGCCGTCCGGCACCGACCACGTGATGCTGGCCGACAGCACCGGCCACGGGCTGGTGGCGGCCATCTGCTGCCTGCCGGCGATCGACACCTTTCACGCCATGACCCGGCGCGGCTTCGGTATCGGCCAGATCGCCGAGTCGATCAACCGCAAGCTGTACCAGACCCTGCCCACCGGCCACTTCGTCGCCGCCGCACTGCTCGCCGTCGATTACCGCAGCCGGCGCATCACGGTATGGAACGGCGGCATTCCCTGCTGCAGCTTCCTCAACCGGCATGGCGAACTGGAGAAGACCTTCCGCTCCGCCCACCCGCCGCTGGGCACGCTGCCGCCGGAGGCGTTCGAGCAGCAACAAGAGCAATACCACTGGCTGCATGACGGCGAGATCATCGTCTGCTCCGACGGCGTCACCGAGGCACGCAACGCGGCGCAGCAGCAGTTTGGCGAGGACGGCGTGCTGCAGGCAGCACGCGCGGCACAGGGGCACGACACCGCGACGCGGATCGCCGCGGCGTTGCAGCAGCACCTGCAGCAGCAGCCGCACCTGGACGACGCCTCGCTGGTGGTGATCGGCTGCCGGCATCAACCGGTACCGCCCGCCGACCAGGAGGCCGCCGCTGGCGTGCAGCCCCCGGTACAGGCGTAA